A stretch of the Vagococcus xieshaowenii genome encodes the following:
- a CDS encoding PTS sugar transporter subunit IIB, which produces MATKTIMLVCSAGMSTSMLVTKMQKAAEAQGIDTDIFAVSASDADNSLAAKDVNVLLLGPQVRFMKGQFESKLAGKGIPLEVIDMKDYGMMNGENVLAQALKLIEG; this is translated from the coding sequence ATGGCAACAAAAACAATCATGTTAGTATGTTCAGCAGGGATGAGCACCTCAATGTTAGTAACAAAAATGCAAAAAGCAGCAGAAGCTCAAGGGATTGATACGGATATCTTCGCAGTATCAGCATCAGATGCGGACAACAGCTTAGCGGCTAAAGATGTTAATGTTTTATTATTAGGCCCACAAGTTCGCTTCATGAAAGGTCAATTCGAATCAAAATTAGCAGGCAAAGGCATTCCACTAGAAGTGATTGATATGAAAGATTACGGCATGATGAATGGTGAAAATGTCCTAGCACAAGCTTTAAAACTAATCGAAGGATAA
- a CDS encoding PTS lactose/cellobiose transporter subunit IIA, producing the protein MDQEYLEAVMGLIINSGNAKSDAMEAIYAAKTGNFDEADAKIKAAEEALVQAHHSQTGLLTKEAQGEKLDITLLTVHSQDHLMTSIAFTDLAKEIIDVHRKISA; encoded by the coding sequence ATGGATCAAGAATATTTAGAAGCAGTGATGGGCTTAATCATTAACTCAGGAAATGCCAAGAGTGATGCAATGGAAGCAATTTATGCAGCCAAAACAGGAAACTTTGACGAAGCTGATGCTAAAATCAAAGCGGCTGAAGAAGCTTTAGTACAAGCACATCATTCACAAACGGGATTATTAACAAAAGAAGCACAAGGTGAGAAATTAGACATTACGTTATTGACAGTTCACAGTCAAGATCACTTAATGACATCGATTGCTTTTACGGATTTAGCAAAAGAAATTATTGATGTTCATCGCAAAATTTCAGCATAA